A window of the Eretmochelys imbricata isolate rEreImb1 chromosome 7, rEreImb1.hap1, whole genome shotgun sequence genome harbors these coding sequences:
- the LOC144267800 gene encoding uncharacterized protein LOC144267800 isoform X1, with protein MWDPSTDLPLLAGKQAWHSERAELQNILWELQKSTGQAGVQEQDPFPFSSPTPVSSQLEEALSHLLQENRALQAELVLWQSHAREECTMPATGDGQHQGTSATPTAAPLGDGGQRDLAYVLRTAWPGAQDAQTQTEGPVRGQQRRELISAAFDHTQYEPYGLPEVVMKGFADIPSGPFCPYVLRRGLLGSTPLAQLAPKAEPEEDPAESDMGTSV; from the exons ATGTGGGATCCCTCCACAGACCTGCccctgctggcggggaagcaggccTGGCACAGTGAGCGGGCAGAGCTGCAGAATATCCTGTGGGAACTACAGAAGTCGACAGGCCAGGCTGGAGTGCAGGAGCAG GAtccatttcctttctcttcccccacccccgtctcttCCCAGCTGGAGGAGGCGCTGTCCCATCTGCTGCAGGAGAACCGGGCCCTGCAGGCTGAGCTGGTGCTGTGGCAATCTCATGCCCGAGAGGAATGTACCATGCCTGCCACTGGAGACGGACAACATCAGGGGACCTCAGCCACACCCACTGCAGCACCTCTAGGGGACGGAGGCCAGAGGGACCTTGCTTATG TTCTCCGGACTGCCTGGCCAGGGGCACAGGATGCCCAGACCCAGACGGAGGGGCCGGTGCGGGGCCAGCAGCGCAGGGAGCTCATCTCGGCAGCCTTCGACCACACTCAGTATGAGCCCTATGGGCTGCCTGAGGTCGTCATGAAAG GTTTTGCCGACATCCCCTCCGGCCCCTTCTGCCCCTATGTCCTTCGGAGGGGGCTCCTGGGCAGCACTCCCTTGGCCCAGCTGGCACCCAAAGCTGAGCCGGAGGAGGATCCCGCTGAATCTGATATGGGCACCAGTGTCTGA
- the LOC144267800 gene encoding uncharacterized protein LOC144267800 isoform X2, translated as MWDPSTDLPLLAGKQAWHSERAELQNILWELQKSTGQAGVQEQLEEALSHLLQENRALQAELVLWQSHAREECTMPATGDGQHQGTSATPTAAPLGDGGQRDLAYVLRTAWPGAQDAQTQTEGPVRGQQRRELISAAFDHTQYEPYGLPEVVMKGFADIPSGPFCPYVLRRGLLGSTPLAQLAPKAEPEEDPAESDMGTSV; from the exons ATGTGGGATCCCTCCACAGACCTGCccctgctggcggggaagcaggccTGGCACAGTGAGCGGGCAGAGCTGCAGAATATCCTGTGGGAACTACAGAAGTCGACAGGCCAGGCTGGAGTGCAGGAGCAG CTGGAGGAGGCGCTGTCCCATCTGCTGCAGGAGAACCGGGCCCTGCAGGCTGAGCTGGTGCTGTGGCAATCTCATGCCCGAGAGGAATGTACCATGCCTGCCACTGGAGACGGACAACATCAGGGGACCTCAGCCACACCCACTGCAGCACCTCTAGGGGACGGAGGCCAGAGGGACCTTGCTTATG TTCTCCGGACTGCCTGGCCAGGGGCACAGGATGCCCAGACCCAGACGGAGGGGCCGGTGCGGGGCCAGCAGCGCAGGGAGCTCATCTCGGCAGCCTTCGACCACACTCAGTATGAGCCCTATGGGCTGCCTGAGGTCGTCATGAAAG GTTTTGCCGACATCCCCTCCGGCCCCTTCTGCCCCTATGTCCTTCGGAGGGGGCTCCTGGGCAGCACTCCCTTGGCCCAGCTGGCACCCAAAGCTGAGCCGGAGGAGGATCCCGCTGAATCTGATATGGGCACCAGTGTCTGA
- the LOC144268094 gene encoding glyoxal reductase-like: MEEAGASLGPTEQTVQLNSGTRMPLLGMGTFRLQGAELVSQCVDAALAHGYRSFDTAAVYGNEAAIGQALGALLPHHSLARSDVFLTTKLGPRDQGKVEAEAACLRSLEQLACGHLDLYLIHWPGTQGKPQGDKGNRERRWESWRVLEQMYHAGHLRAIGVSNYTLGHLQELLAHCRVPPAVLQVECHPELPQRELWDFCQQHGIHLQAYASLGCGQLLGRAEVGRVAERQGRTPAQVLLRWALHQGVGVIPKSVNPTRLAENAQLWGWDLSPEDMAELGAMDCSRHYCWDPSGVT; encoded by the exons ATGGAGGAGGCGGGGGCGTCGCTCgg ACCCACGGAGCAGACTGTGCAACTGAACAGTGGAACCCGAATGCCCCTGCTTGGCATGGGCACTTTCCGCCTGCAAGGGGCTGAGCTCGTGTCCCAGTGTGTGGACGCTGCCCTAGCCCATGGCTACCGCTCCTTTGACACAGCTGCTGTCTATGGCAATGAGGCAGCGATTGGGCAGGCACTGGGTGCCCTGCTGCCCCATCATAGCCTAGCACGCTCTGACGTCTTCCTCACCACCAAGTTGGGTCCACGGGACCAGGGCAAGGTCGAAGCTGAGGCCGCCTGCCTGCgcagcctggagcagctggccTGTGGCCACCTGGATCTCTATCTCATCCACTGGCCAGGCACACAGGGCAAGCCCCAAGGGGACAAGGGCAACCGGGAGCGGCGCTGGGAGAGCTGGCGGGTGCTGGAGCAGATGTACCACGCTGGGCACCTGCGGGCGATAGGCGTTTCCAACTACACcctgggacacctgcaggagctGCTGGCCCACTGTCGGGTGCCGCCAGCTGTGTTGCAGGTGGAGTGCCACCCAGAGCTGCCCCAGCGggagctgtgggacttctgccaGCAGCATGGCATCCATCTTCAGGCCTATGCCTCACTGGGCTGTGGGCAGCTGTTGGGGCGGGCAGAGGTAGGGCGGGTGGCGGAGCGCCAGGGACGTACCCCTGCCCAGGTTCTTCTACGCTGGGCCCTGCACCAGGGTGTGGGGGTGATCCCCAAGTCTGTCAACCCCACCCGCCTGGCTGAGAATGCCCAACTTTGGGGCTGGGACCTCAGCCCGGAGGAcatggctgagctgggggcgATGGACTGCAGCAGGCACTACTGCTGGGACCCCAGTGGAGTGACATAA
- the BAD gene encoding bcl2-associated agonist of cell death: MFRIQEFPDEVFPGRGKESAAPPESQQAHTPGSKQPGTPTAELRNRIGSDPPSLEPEVQDEPGGAFRARSRSAPPILWAAMRYGRELRRMSDEFDVALQVLPRPKSAGTTSQMHQGNSWKETLQAWLGHRPARDAPPRSSK, from the exons ATGTTTCGCATCCAGGAGTTCCCGGACGAGGTGTTCCCGGGGCGAGGGAAGGAGTCGGCTGCTCCCCCGGAGTCGCAGCAGGCACACACGCCCGGCTCCAAGCAGCCAGGCACCCCCACAGCTG agCTGCGAAACCGGATAGGGTCAGACCCCCCATCTCTGGAGCCAGAAGTGCAGGATGAGCCAGGTGGGGCATTCAGGGCACGCTCACGCTCAGCCCCCCCTATCCTCTGGGCTGCCATGCGTTATGGGCGGGAGCTGCGCAGGATGAGTGATGAGTTTGACGTGGCGCTGCAG GTGCTTCCACGCCCCAAGAGTGCAGGCACGACATCCCAGATGCACCAGGGGAACAGCTGGAAAGAGACCCTCCAGGCCTGGTTGGGGCACAGACCTGCCCGTGATGCCCCCCCTAGGAGCTCCAAGTGa
- the GPR137 gene encoding integral membrane protein GPR137 isoform X2, translating to MEQAASNLTVIVPAQRLTPAFPPAVKLGLTALYTALYALLFLSVYAQLWLVLLYRHKKLSYQTVFLFLCLLWATLRTTLFSFYFKNTLKANQLGPFLYWLLYCCPVCLQFFTLTLMNLYFAQVVFKAKAKYHPNMTKGLLAVRGACLGASLLFLAVNVACAFVVRMGRAEPWAVVLTRVLINDSLFVLGAITLALCLCLVARGSPSTSLYLQAKGTTVCQTAAMGGTMVLLHASRACYNLVALALSSHTRLDSFDYDWYNVSDQADLITDLGDQGYLVFGLILFLWELLPTALLVGFFRVHRPPQDLGQDDKGPTVSWWIQRSQEMGEQPASFPDLLSQSLGVISLFLPSPKSFL from the exons ATGGAGCAAGCTGCCAGCAATCTGACGGTGATTGTGCCAGCCCAGCGCCTGACACCAGCTTTCCCCCCGGCCGTCAAGCTGGGGCTCACGGCGCTGTACACAGCGCTGTACGCCCTGCTCTTCCTCTCAGTCTATGCCCAGCTGTGGCTGGTGCTGCTCTACCGGCACAAGAAGCTCAGCTATCAGAccgtcttcctcttcctctgcctgcTCTGGGCCACCCTCCGCACCACGCTCTTCTCCTTCTACTTCAAGAACACTCTCAAGGCCAACCAGCTGGGCCCCTTCCTCTACTGGCTGCTGTACTGCTGCCCTGTCTGCCTCCAGTTCTTCACCTTGACGCTCATGAATCTCTACTTTGCCCAG GTGGTGTTCAAGGCTAAAGCTAAGTACCACCCGAACATGACCAAAGGGCT GCTGGCTGTGCGGGGGGCCTGCCTGGGTGCCAGCCTGCTGTTCCTGGCAGTGAATGTGGCCTGTGCTTTTGTGGTGCGGATGGGGCGGGCCGAGCCCTGGGCTGTGGTGCTGACCCGTGTCCTCATCAACGACTCACTCTTCGTGCTGGGCGCGATCACCCTGGCTCTCTGCCTCTGCCTCGTGGCTCGCGGCTCACCAAGCACCAGCCTCTATCTGCAGGCCAAG ggcacCACAGTGTGCCAGACAGCAGCCATGGGTGGCACCATGGTGCTGCTGCACGCCAGCCGTGCCTGCTACAACCTGGTGGCTCTGGCGTTGAGTTCCCACACCCGGCTGGACTCCTTCGACTACGACTGGTACAATGTTTCAGACCAG GCGGATCTGATTACTGACCTGGGGGACCAAGGATACCTGGTCTTTGGCCTCATCCTCTTTTTGTGGGAGCTGCTGCCAACTGCCCTGCTGGTGGGCTTCTTCCGGGTGCACCGCCCTCCCCAGGACCTG GGTCAGGATGACAAAGGCCCAACGGTGTCATGGTGGATCCAGAGGTCCCAGGAGATGGGGGAGCAGCCAGCCTCTTTTCCTGATCTCCTGTCTCAGTCCCTCGGTGTTATCAGCCTGTTTCTTCCGTCCCCAAAGTCTTTTCTTTGA
- the GPR137 gene encoding integral membrane protein GPR137 isoform X1: MEQAASNLTVIVPAQRLTPAFPPAVKLGLTALYTALYALLFLSVYAQLWLVLLYRHKKLSYQTVFLFLCLLWATLRTTLFSFYFKNTLKANQLGPFLYWLLYCCPVCLQFFTLTLMNLYFAQVVFKAKAKYHPNMTKGLLAVRGACLGASLLFLAVNVACAFVVRMGRAEPWAVVLTRVLINDSLFVLGAITLALCLCLVARGSPSTSLYLQAKGTTVCQTAAMGGTMVLLHASRACYNLVALALSSHTRLDSFDYDWYNVSDQADLITDLGDQGYLVFGLILFLWELLPTALLVGFFRVHRPPQDLSANHIINGQLGGSRSYFFDHPGQYENEGPPRRKGSSLAGRLGSGSWYGAIGRTGRDPDWLGGQPPTTPLLFSQVTVQASHHHSLYSTPQT; this comes from the exons ATGGAGCAAGCTGCCAGCAATCTGACGGTGATTGTGCCAGCCCAGCGCCTGACACCAGCTTTCCCCCCGGCCGTCAAGCTGGGGCTCACGGCGCTGTACACAGCGCTGTACGCCCTGCTCTTCCTCTCAGTCTATGCCCAGCTGTGGCTGGTGCTGCTCTACCGGCACAAGAAGCTCAGCTATCAGAccgtcttcctcttcctctgcctgcTCTGGGCCACCCTCCGCACCACGCTCTTCTCCTTCTACTTCAAGAACACTCTCAAGGCCAACCAGCTGGGCCCCTTCCTCTACTGGCTGCTGTACTGCTGCCCTGTCTGCCTCCAGTTCTTCACCTTGACGCTCATGAATCTCTACTTTGCCCAG GTGGTGTTCAAGGCTAAAGCTAAGTACCACCCGAACATGACCAAAGGGCT GCTGGCTGTGCGGGGGGCCTGCCTGGGTGCCAGCCTGCTGTTCCTGGCAGTGAATGTGGCCTGTGCTTTTGTGGTGCGGATGGGGCGGGCCGAGCCCTGGGCTGTGGTGCTGACCCGTGTCCTCATCAACGACTCACTCTTCGTGCTGGGCGCGATCACCCTGGCTCTCTGCCTCTGCCTCGTGGCTCGCGGCTCACCAAGCACCAGCCTCTATCTGCAGGCCAAG ggcacCACAGTGTGCCAGACAGCAGCCATGGGTGGCACCATGGTGCTGCTGCACGCCAGCCGTGCCTGCTACAACCTGGTGGCTCTGGCGTTGAGTTCCCACACCCGGCTGGACTCCTTCGACTACGACTGGTACAATGTTTCAGACCAG GCGGATCTGATTACTGACCTGGGGGACCAAGGATACCTGGTCTTTGGCCTCATCCTCTTTTTGTGGGAGCTGCTGCCAACTGCCCTGCTGGTGGGCTTCTTCCGGGTGCACCGCCCTCCCCAGGACCTG AGTGCCAATCACATCATCAATGGGCAGCTCGGGGGCTCCCGGTCCTACTTCTTCGACCACCCCGGGCAGTATGAGAACGAGGGGCCCCCCCGCAGGAAGGGAAGCAg CCTGGCAGGCCGACTGGGCAGCGGCAGCTGGTATGGAGCCATTGGCCGGACTGGGAGGGATCCGGACTGGCTGGGGGGGcagccccccacaacccccctgcTCTTCTCCCAGGTCACTGTGCAGGCCAGCCACCACCACAGCCTCTACTCCACCCCGCAAACATAG